One Cryptomeria japonica chromosome 9, Sugi_1.0, whole genome shotgun sequence genomic window carries:
- the LOC131042147 gene encoding scarecrow-like protein 3, which translates to MPGMIQEERSSPRSNGNPHTTNTNSNSNSNSPPLQSFSEMSLASIRHAISSPYPQTWVSASGSPELKAEERGLRLIELLGMCANHVSAGNMEQSNLCMEQISNLASLTGDPMQRLATYFMEGLAARITKAWRGLHRALNSTHLPSIVELVSARQVFYSLFPYFRFAMEAVNLMILEAMQGEKVVHVIDLDASEPAQWIELLRLLRRREEGPPHLKITGIHEKREVLQQTAARLTEEAERLDIPFQFIQVVTRLENLTDDMLNVKTGDAVAISSVLQLHVLLAEDDRPGMLTPSPSPSHGHGASPSYILGQGRRSPQPEGRLNGKRPREVTCNEDLLRSMFTQYRNPPPQLPATPDRTLGDLLEMERSSMGMPMMSPSAIEAVINSRRSNVSAEDGNRGGGRGGNVDRFLQMMRGLSPKMMVVVEQESNHNSARLDDRLSEALNYYAAMFDCLESVLPQHCIERVTLEKHMFGQQIENIVACEGGERVERHEKVERWMKRLHRVGFALVPLSYATVMHAQRLVHTYSCDSYRIQEDRGCLMICWQDRPLYTVSAWQS; encoded by the coding sequence ATGCCCGGGATGATTCAAGAGGAAAGATCATCGCCCAGGAGTAATGGAAATCCCCACACTACGAATACGAATTccaattcgaattcgaattcgccGCCTCTGCAATCCTTCTCGGAGATGTCTCTGGCCTCAATCCGGCACGCCATTAGTAGCCCTTATCCTCAGACATGGGTGTCGGCGTCTGGGTCGCCAGAGCTGAAAGCAGAGGAGAGGGGATTACGGCTGATCGAGCTTCTGGGTATGTGTGCGAACCATGTGTCGGCGGGGAATATGGAGCAGAGCAATCTTTGCATGGAGCAGATCTCGAATTTGGCGTCGTTAACGGGCGATCCCATGCAAAGATTGGCCACGTATTTCATGGAAGGATTGGCGGCGAGAATCACCAAGGCCTGGCGTGGCTTGCACAGGGCTTTGAATTCGACCCACCTGCCGTCCATTGTGGAACTCGTTTCAGCCAGGCAGGTGTTCTACAGTCTGTTTCCTTACTTCAGATTTGCCATGGAGGCGGTGAATCTGATGATTCTGGAGGCCATGCAAGGGGAGAAAGTGGTTCATGtcatcgacctcgatgcctctgaGCCTGCTCAGTGGATTGAGCTTCTACGCCTGCTTCGCCGCCGGGAAGAGGGCCCTCCCCATCTGAAAATCACCGGGATTCATGAGAAAAGGGAGGTCTTACAGCAGACAGCCGCCAGATTGACAGAGGAAGCAGAGAGATTGGACATTCCCTTCCAGTTCATCCAGGTTGTCACCAGGCTGGAAAACCTCACCGACGACATGCTCAATGTTAAAACAGGGGATGCAGTCGCCATTAGCTCTGTTTTGCAGCTTCATGTCCTCTTGGCGGAGGACGACCGCCCAGGAATGTTAACCCCGAGCCCGAGCCCGAGCCATGGCCATGGCGCTAGCCCATCTTACATTCTAGGCCAGGGCCGGCGGTCCCCTCAGCCAGAAGGCCGATTGAATGGAAAACGCCCTCGGGAAGTCACCTGCAATGAAGATCTGCTGCGGTCCATGTTCACCCAGTACCGTAATCCACCTCCCCAATTGCCTGCAACTCCGGATCGAACTCTGGGAGATCTTCTGGAGATGGAACGGAGCTCCATGGGCATGCCCATGATGTCGCCTTCGGCGATCGAGGCCGTGATCAACAGTCGAAGGTCGAATGTGAGCGCAGAGGATGGAAACAGGGGAGGAGGCAGGGGAGGCAACGTGGATCGATTCCTGCAGATGATGAGGGGGCTTTCGCCGAAGATGATGGTGGTTGTGGAGCAGGAGTCGAATCACAACAGTGCGCGGCTGGATGACCGGCTGAGTGAGGCCTTGAACTACTATGCCGCCATGTTCGACTGCCTGGAATCTGTGCTTCCGCAGCACTGTATTGAAAGGGTGACTCTGGAGAAGCACATGTTTGGGCAGCAGATTGAGAACATTGTGGCATGCGAGGGAGGTGAGCGCGTGGAGAGGCATGAGAAAGTTGAGCGCTGGATGAAGCGACTCCATCGTGTGGGCTTCGCTCTGGTTCCTCTCAGCTACGCCACCGTCATGCATGCACAGAGACTGGTGCACACATACTCTTGTGACTCTTACAGAATTCAAGAGGACAGGGGATGTCTTATGATTTGCTGGCAGGATCGCCCTTTGTATACTGTTTCCGCTTGGCAATCCTGA